From Rubrivirga sp. SAORIC476, a single genomic window includes:
- a CDS encoding glycosyltransferase family 2 protein, whose amino-acid sequence MHAAPPRLQTATDTVDVSVVIVTYNVREFLEQALRSVEQASAGLTVETFVVDNDSADGSAQMVRERFPDVRLIANEENVGFATANNQAIREAAGRHVLVLNPDTILQEDTLRTMVAFMDDHPEAGAVGCRILNPDGTFAPESRRAFPTPAVAFYRIAGLSKLFPQSPTFGRYNLTYLPLDEVCEVDALSGSCMMVRRDAVLGSESDASAPGTSAGLFDEAFFMYGEDLDWCYRIQQAGWRIYYTPDTQIVHYKGESTKKGDLRYVMLFYGAMLRFVEKHVTHREGAGVADRIASALLAVGLRLGIVSRAALAALGRVGRAVSGPVVDGALAWAALAATAAAWSRADGFTFEASYYAFVLPAYAAVLVSAVGLTGGYRRTGQSLRPVLAGAALAGLAVAALAFFVPTLAFSRAVVGLGLGVAAGLLLARRLRGRAARSAPRRALLVGAGGEAERLQRLLDDHARGSTVVGYVAETEADGTLPWLGRPRQLRDLARLHGANDIVFASDSLTNTAILDGMRALRDLPVQLKILASGHDRIIGKASVEDYAAPLQAAERTVAPLRPAWTRRVVEVPVAVAFVLLGPGLRLLARLRPSAHLTRLGTLADQMPAVLAGRLALVGYDTDGAHPPPAWGLLPGAVSVLDTRGPRPRTIAEAHRAYWFYARHQSAWLDLDILLRALWAEPADGPTTSAGG is encoded by the coding sequence ATGCACGCCGCCCCGCCCCGCCTCCAGACCGCGACGGACACCGTCGACGTGTCCGTCGTCATCGTGACGTACAACGTGCGGGAGTTCCTGGAGCAGGCGCTCCGGTCGGTCGAGCAGGCGAGCGCGGGGCTGACCGTCGAGACGTTCGTCGTCGACAACGACTCAGCCGACGGCTCGGCGCAGATGGTGCGCGAGCGCTTCCCGGACGTGCGGCTGATCGCCAACGAGGAAAACGTGGGCTTCGCGACGGCCAACAACCAGGCCATCCGCGAGGCGGCGGGGCGCCACGTGCTGGTCCTCAACCCGGACACGATCCTCCAGGAGGACACGCTCCGCACGATGGTCGCCTTCATGGACGACCACCCCGAGGCGGGCGCCGTCGGCTGCCGCATCCTCAACCCGGACGGCACCTTCGCGCCCGAGAGCCGCCGCGCCTTCCCGACGCCCGCGGTCGCCTTCTACCGCATCGCGGGCCTGAGCAAGCTCTTCCCGCAGAGCCCGACGTTCGGCCGCTACAACCTGACGTACCTCCCGCTCGACGAGGTCTGCGAGGTCGACGCGCTCTCGGGCTCGTGCATGATGGTGCGGCGGGACGCCGTCCTGGGTTCGGAGTCCGATGCGTCGGCGCCGGGAACGTCGGCGGGCCTCTTCGACGAAGCCTTCTTCATGTATGGGGAGGACCTCGACTGGTGCTACCGGATCCAGCAGGCGGGCTGGCGGATCTACTACACGCCGGACACCCAGATCGTCCACTACAAGGGAGAGAGCACCAAGAAGGGCGACCTCCGCTACGTGATGCTCTTCTACGGGGCCATGCTCCGATTCGTGGAGAAGCACGTGACGCACCGCGAGGGGGCAGGCGTGGCGGACCGGATCGCGTCGGCCCTGCTGGCCGTGGGGCTCCGGCTCGGAATCGTCAGCCGGGCGGCGCTGGCGGCGCTGGGGCGGGTCGGCCGGGCGGTCTCGGGGCCCGTGGTGGATGGCGCGCTGGCGTGGGCGGCGCTCGCTGCGACGGCCGCGGCATGGAGCCGCGCCGACGGCTTCACGTTCGAGGCGAGCTACTACGCGTTCGTGCTGCCCGCCTACGCCGCCGTGCTGGTGTCGGCCGTCGGCCTGACAGGGGGCTACCGTCGGACGGGGCAGTCGCTCCGGCCGGTGCTGGCCGGCGCCGCGCTGGCCGGCCTCGCCGTGGCCGCCCTCGCCTTCTTCGTGCCGACGCTCGCCTTCAGCCGCGCGGTCGTCGGCCTCGGGCTGGGCGTGGCGGCGGGCCTGCTGCTCGCCCGGCGACTCCGTGGGCGGGCCGCGCGGAGCGCCCCCCGGCGCGCGCTGCTGGTCGGCGCGGGTGGCGAAGCAGAACGGCTCCAGCGCCTCCTCGACGACCACGCCCGCGGCAGCACGGTCGTCGGCTACGTGGCCGAGACCGAGGCGGACGGCACGCTCCCGTGGCTCGGGCGCCCGCGCCAGCTCCGCGACCTCGCCCGCCTTCACGGGGCCAACGACATCGTCTTCGCCTCGGACAGCCTCACCAACACGGCCATCCTCGATGGCATGCGGGCGCTCCGCGACCTCCCGGTCCAGCTCAAGATCCTCGCCTCGGGCCACGACCGAATCATCGGCAAGGCGTCCGTGGAGGACTACGCGGCGCCGCTGCAGGCCGCCGAGCGGACCGTCGCGCCCCTCCGCCCGGCGTGGACGCGCCGCGTGGTCGAGGTGCCCGTCGCGGTGGCGTTCGTGCTGCTCGGCCCCGGCCTTCGGCTGCTGGCGCGGCTCCGCCCCAGCGCGCACCTCACCCGCCTCGGCACGCTGGCAGACCAGATGCCCGCCGTGCTCGCCGGCCGCCTCGCGCTCGTCGGCTACGACACCGACGGCGCACATCCGCCTCCGGCGTGGGGCCTGCTGCCCGGTGCCGTCTCGGTGCTCGACACGCGCGGCCCGCGACCCCGCACCATCGCCGAGGCGCATCGGGCGTACTGGTTCTACGCGCGGCATCAGTCCGCATGGCTGGACCTCGACATCCTGCTCCGCGCCCTCTGGGCCGAGCCGGCCGACGGGCCGACGACCTCGGCCGGAGGCTGA
- a CDS encoding MATE family efflux transporter yields MPRLPVSGEVRATLTLAVPLVLVQLSQMSMSFVDVMMVGRLGTEALAAIVLGSTTFFTLALICVGVLIAVQPTVAQAVGAGDEDAAGRGARQGLWLALILGIPCTVGLGFAEPVLLATGQAPETAALAAAYLGAIRWGFVPNLLFTALRGLCEGDARPRPVLAVTLLGVGANVVLNYGLMFGAWGLPALGVVGTGWSSAGTMTLMFIALALYVRTGPLARFRVFAGLRRPDPEALGALFRLGWPIGVGFGLEAGIFTAATLLVGRLPDHEVALAAHQIALNAASVTFMVPLGIGMAGGIRVGQAAGAGDLAGAARAGWTATGLGAVFMAGSALFFWLAPEAVVWLYAGADPQPEVAALAATLLGIAAVFQLFDGVQASVAGALRGLKDTRVPMLIAAGAYWGVGITVGGVLGLAWGGGAPGLWWGLTLGLATAAVGLSLRFSRRTRAASFSAA; encoded by the coding sequence ATGCCTCGCCTGCCGGTGAGTGGCGAGGTCCGCGCCACGCTCACGCTCGCCGTCCCGCTCGTCCTCGTCCAGCTCTCGCAGATGTCGATGAGCTTCGTGGACGTGATGATGGTGGGCCGGTTGGGAACCGAGGCGCTGGCCGCCATCGTGCTGGGGTCCACGACCTTCTTCACCCTGGCGCTGATCTGCGTCGGCGTGCTCATCGCGGTCCAGCCGACCGTCGCGCAGGCGGTGGGCGCAGGGGACGAGGACGCCGCGGGGCGGGGGGCACGGCAGGGCCTGTGGCTCGCGCTGATCCTGGGCATCCCCTGCACGGTCGGGCTGGGGTTCGCCGAGCCGGTGCTCCTGGCGACCGGGCAGGCGCCCGAGACGGCGGCACTGGCGGCCGCCTACCTCGGCGCGATCCGCTGGGGCTTCGTGCCGAACCTGCTGTTCACGGCGCTCCGCGGGCTCTGTGAGGGCGACGCCCGGCCCCGGCCCGTGCTCGCGGTGACGCTCCTGGGCGTCGGCGCCAACGTGGTGCTCAACTACGGGCTCATGTTCGGTGCGTGGGGCCTGCCCGCGCTGGGCGTCGTCGGCACGGGGTGGAGCTCGGCCGGGACGATGACGCTCATGTTCATCGCCCTGGCGCTGTACGTCCGCACGGGGCCGCTGGCGCGCTTTCGCGTGTTCGCCGGGCTGCGGCGGCCGGATCCCGAGGCCCTCGGCGCGCTGTTCCGCCTCGGGTGGCCCATCGGCGTGGGGTTCGGGCTGGAGGCGGGCATCTTCACTGCGGCGACCCTGCTCGTCGGGCGGCTGCCCGACCACGAGGTGGCGTTGGCGGCACACCAGATCGCGCTCAACGCGGCCAGCGTCACGTTCATGGTGCCACTCGGGATCGGGATGGCCGGCGGCATTCGCGTCGGGCAGGCGGCAGGCGCGGGGGACCTCGCGGGCGCCGCCCGGGCGGGGTGGACGGCGACGGGCCTCGGCGCCGTCTTCATGGCGGGCTCGGCGCTCTTCTTCTGGCTCGCCCCCGAGGCCGTGGTCTGGCTCTACGCCGGGGCCGACCCTCAGCCCGAGGTGGCCGCCCTCGCGGCGACGCTGCTCGGCATCGCGGCCGTCTTTCAGTTGTTCGACGGCGTGCAGGCGTCGGTGGCGGGTGCGCTGCGGGGCCTCAAGGACACCCGCGTGCCGATGCTGATCGCGGCGGGGGCATACTGGGGCGTCGGCATCACGGTCGGCGGCGTGCTAGGGCTGGCGTGGGGGGGCGGCGCCCCCGGCCTCTGGTGGGGACTGACGCTCGGCCTGGCGACGGCGGCGGTCGGCCTCTCGCTCCGATTCTCACGCCGGACGCGCGCGGCCTCTTTCAGTGCGGCCTGA
- a CDS encoding cytochrome c3 family protein: MPQLFPRNANALPAVSLLVVLLGGLVVVVGGWYYLSPRFYEVGYMPEQPVPYSHAFHAGQLGMDCRYCHNHVEQSPHANVPSTQTCMNCHGVVATESAQLLPVRESWATGVPVEWVKIHHIPDYAQFSHAAHVNVGVGCESCHGRVDQMVVVSQVEPLSMGWCLECHRNPEEHLRDPSLVTQMGYLDEMTEADIAANRERIEQEGIKPPQNCSACHY; encoded by the coding sequence ATGCCTCAGCTTTTCCCGCGCAACGCCAACGCCCTCCCGGCCGTTTCGCTTCTCGTCGTGCTCCTCGGCGGCCTCGTCGTCGTCGTGGGCGGCTGGTACTACCTCTCGCCGAGGTTCTACGAGGTCGGGTACATGCCCGAGCAGCCCGTCCCGTACAGCCACGCCTTCCATGCGGGCCAGCTCGGGATGGACTGCCGGTACTGCCACAACCACGTCGAGCAGAGCCCGCACGCCAACGTGCCGAGCACGCAGACGTGCATGAACTGCCACGGCGTGGTCGCCACCGAGTCGGCGCAGCTGCTGCCGGTGCGCGAGAGCTGGGCGACGGGCGTGCCGGTGGAGTGGGTCAAGATCCACCACATCCCGGATTACGCGCAGTTCAGCCACGCGGCTCACGTCAATGTGGGCGTCGGCTGTGAGAGCTGCCACGGGCGCGTGGACCAGATGGTGGTCGTCTCGCAGGTCGAGCCCCTCTCGATGGGCTGGTGCCTGGAGTGCCACCGCAACCCGGAGGAGCACCTCCGCGACCCGTCGCTCGTGACCCAGATGGGCTATCTCGACGAGATGACCGAGGCTGACATCGCTGCCAACCGCGAGCGCATCGAGCAGGAGGGCATCAAGCCCCCTCAGAACTGCTCGGCCTGCCACTACTAG
- a CDS encoding DUF3052 family protein, whose protein sequence is MSKALWRKLGYRRGMVACLDEAPEHYRALLRGLPQDVRLDGTLDDRPKLIHHFTTEAEGLRARLAVFKDVIPKTGAIWISWPKKASGVPTDMSGDAVRAAALPLGLVDVKVCRIDQTWTALKLVIRKEDR, encoded by the coding sequence ATGAGCAAGGCGCTCTGGCGGAAACTCGGCTACCGTCGCGGGATGGTCGCGTGCCTCGACGAGGCGCCCGAGCACTACCGCGCGCTGCTCCGCGGCCTGCCCCAGGATGTCCGCCTCGACGGGACGCTGGACGACCGCCCGAAGCTGATCCACCACTTCACGACCGAGGCGGAGGGCCTGCGCGCCCGGCTGGCCGTGTTCAAGGACGTGATCCCGAAGACCGGCGCCATCTGGATCTCGTGGCCGAAGAAGGCCTCCGGTGTGCCGACCGACATGTCCGGCGACGCCGTCCGCGCCGCCGCCCTGCCGCTCGGGCTGGTGGACGTCAAGGTCTGCCGCATCGACCAGACCTGGACGGCGTTGAAGCTGGTGATCCGGAAGGAGGACCGCTAG
- a CDS encoding MBL fold metallo-hydrolase: MSLSRRQFVARSAAATAALPFLTPLASASPLATPPRWAAPASGRAEFTDIRRGVGAFTDRGGTIGYLKSDAALVAVDTQFPESAQIFLDGLREGSDRRLDVLVNTHHHGDHTAGNAVLAPVADLHVAHEAVPGLQRARAVGSDGYATQRYADETFRESWRADLGDEVLALHYFGPAHTCGDAVVHFERADVVHMGDLVFNRRQPFIDRAGGASVEAWGTLLETVHSRFSDETAFVFGHAGDGFPVIGTRADLLTMRDFLAAARRAIVPRAADGATAVDIEGLLIPGFEDWGETPARVAEPIIAEFAGG, translated from the coding sequence GTGTCCCTCTCCCGCCGTCAGTTCGTCGCCCGGAGCGCCGCCGCCACCGCCGCGCTGCCCTTCCTCACCCCCCTCGCCTCGGCGAGCCCGCTAGCCACCCCGCCGAGGTGGGCCGCCCCGGCTTCCGGGCGGGCGGAGTTCACCGACATCCGCCGCGGCGTGGGCGCGTTCACGGACCGTGGCGGGACCATCGGGTACCTGAAGAGCGACGCCGCGCTGGTGGCCGTCGACACCCAGTTCCCGGAGTCGGCGCAGATCTTCCTCGACGGGCTCCGCGAGGGCAGTGACCGACGGCTGGACGTGCTCGTCAACACGCACCACCACGGCGACCACACGGCGGGCAACGCGGTGCTGGCGCCCGTCGCCGACCTGCACGTGGCCCACGAGGCCGTGCCCGGCCTGCAGCGCGCCCGCGCCGTCGGCAGCGACGGCTACGCTACCCAGCGCTACGCCGACGAGACGTTTCGCGAGTCGTGGCGGGCCGACCTCGGCGACGAGGTCCTCGCGCTCCACTACTTCGGCCCCGCGCATACCTGCGGCGACGCCGTGGTCCACTTCGAGCGCGCCGACGTGGTCCACATGGGCGACCTCGTGTTCAACCGCCGCCAGCCGTTCATCGACCGGGCCGGTGGCGCCTCGGTCGAGGCCTGGGGCACGCTCCTCGAAACCGTCCACAGCCGGTTCTCCGACGAAACCGCGTTCGTGTTCGGCCACGCGGGCGACGGCTTCCCGGTCATCGGCACGCGTGCCGACCTGCTGACGATGCGCGACTTCCTCGCCGCCGCTCGCCGCGCCATCGTGCCCCGCGCGGCCGATGGCGCCACCGCGGTCGACATCGAGGGGCTTCTCATTCCGGGCTTCGAGGACTGGGGCGAGACGCCCGCGCGCGTCGCCGAGCCCATCATCGCCGAGTTCGCCGGCGGCTGA
- a CDS encoding thioesterase family protein, translating into MLSYVHRHRVRYRECDPMGVVYHAHVVDWFEAARTEALREAGLPYRELEESGVIMPVVDLSVKYHASVFYDDLVEVEASFPSVGVRLPIDYAVRRVGEEKVLISGRVTLCFVDRERGRPVAPPDRVRAVFERE; encoded by the coding sequence ATGCTGAGCTACGTCCACCGCCACCGCGTCCGGTACCGCGAGTGCGACCCGATGGGGGTCGTCTACCATGCCCACGTGGTCGACTGGTTCGAGGCGGCACGGACGGAGGCGCTCCGCGAGGCCGGGCTGCCGTACCGCGAGTTGGAAGAGAGCGGCGTCATCATGCCGGTCGTGGACCTGTCCGTGAAGTACCACGCGAGCGTGTTCTACGACGACCTCGTCGAGGTGGAGGCGTCGTTTCCGAGCGTCGGCGTGCGGCTGCCGATCGACTACGCGGTGCGCCGGGTCGGTGAGGAGAAGGTGCTCATCTCGGGTCGCGTGACGCTCTGCTTCGTCGATCGGGAGCGGGGGCGGCCAGTGGCGCCGCCGGACCGCGTGCGGGCTGTCTTCGAACGGGAATGA
- a CDS encoding acetyl-CoA carboxylase carboxyltransferase subunit alpha, translated as MAHLLDFEKPLADLEAKLSELRAFEAEDGSVDLSAQVAALETRVDTLRQSIYRGLTRWQRVQLARHPERPYTLDYIGALTSGFTELHGDRLFADDRALVGGPSTFRGSRYGSVDRAVMVLGHQKGRDTKQRKERRFGMPNPEGYRKAQRLMEMAAKFGKPIITFLDTPGAYPGLEAEERGQAEAIARNLLVMARLPVPIIIVVIGEGASGGALGIGVGDRVLMLENAWYSVISPESCSSILWRSWDHKEDAARALKLTAPDLIQHAVIDEIVSEPVGGAHRDPAATFDATGRAIATHLDHLLGLDTDALLDGRLAKFDAMGSFEER; from the coding sequence ATGGCTCATCTCCTCGACTTCGAGAAGCCCCTCGCCGACCTCGAGGCCAAGCTCTCCGAGCTGCGCGCCTTCGAGGCCGAGGACGGCTCCGTCGACCTCTCCGCCCAGGTCGCCGCGCTCGAAACCCGCGTCGACACCCTCCGGCAGTCGATCTACCGCGGCCTCACGCGGTGGCAGCGCGTGCAACTCGCGCGCCACCCCGAGCGGCCCTACACGCTCGACTACATCGGCGCCCTCACGTCGGGGTTCACCGAACTCCACGGCGACCGCCTCTTCGCCGACGACCGCGCGCTCGTCGGCGGCCCGTCAACGTTCCGCGGCTCGCGCTACGGCTCCGTCGACCGCGCCGTGATGGTGCTCGGTCACCAGAAGGGACGCGACACCAAGCAGCGCAAGGAGCGCCGCTTCGGGATGCCCAACCCCGAGGGCTACCGCAAGGCCCAGCGGCTGATGGAGATGGCGGCCAAGTTCGGCAAGCCCATCATCACGTTCCTCGACACGCCCGGCGCGTACCCCGGCCTGGAGGCCGAGGAGCGCGGCCAGGCCGAGGCCATTGCCCGCAACCTGCTCGTCATGGCTCGGCTGCCGGTGCCCATCATCATCGTCGTGATCGGCGAGGGGGCGTCGGGCGGCGCGCTCGGCATCGGCGTCGGCGATCGCGTGCTGATGCTGGAGAACGCGTGGTACTCGGTCATCTCGCCGGAGTCCTGCTCGTCCATCCTGTGGCGCTCCTGGGACCACAAGGAGGACGCGGCGCGGGCGCTCAAGTTGACCGCGCCCGACCTCATCCAGCACGCCGTCATCGACGAGATCGTGTCCGAGCCCGTCGGCGGCGCCCACCGCGATCCGGCGGCGACGTTCGACGCGACCGGCCGCGCCATCGCGACCCACCTCGACCACCTGCTCGGCCTCGACACCGACGCGCTCCTCGACGGACGCCTCGCCAAGTTCGACGCGATGGGCTCGTTCGAGGAACGCTAG